Part of the Gemmatimonadota bacterium genome, GCCGATAGCCATGGCGGGGATAGCCGTGTATGGGTGGGGATACCTGGATGGGAAGCGATTTTTTCATTTTCAGGCAGTCAAAACACATTCACGCACAGACCGGATATAATCTTCGATCGTCTGCACACTTTTGAAAACTGCGGCACTCAGGTCTTCATCAGAAATTGCAAAACCAAATTCATCTTCTATGCCCACGACAAGTTCTACCATTGCCATTGAATTAAGACCCATTTCTCCACCAAAAAGCACATCCGAGTCTCCTATCTCCTCAGGCGCAATTTCAAGTTTTAACGCACGCACAATCGTCTGCTTTATCTGTATCTTGAGATCATCATTCATACATCCCCTCCTTCTTGTTCATCTGCAAAGTAGCTTATGATGAGGTCAACCATCCTCTGTTGTCCCTCCTCTGACACAATCTCTATAGCTGGAATCTCAAATCGGTCCTCCAAACATGCCAATTTCTCTTTGATTTCTTCTTTTGACATTTGACGTGGACTGATCAGTGTTCGCCCATAAGCTGCTCGGATGTGTTTTTCTTTATCACTCATTGCGAGACACAACACGGGACCTTTGGTAATTGCCTTGAGCGTGTTCATGGTATCGCGTATATACTCGCCATCATCAACGCTATTCACGACCAATATGTTGGCATCGGGTTTTGTGCCCAGCATAAAAGCAAGTGTTGAAA contains:
- a CDS encoding phosphopantetheine-binding protein, which encodes MNDDLKIQIKQTIVRALKLEIAPEEIGDSDVLFGGEMGLNSMAMVELVVGIEDEFGFAISDEDLSAAVFKSVQTIEDYIRSVRECVLTA